The proteins below are encoded in one region of Vogesella indigofera:
- a CDS encoding DEAD/DEAH box helicase — protein sequence MKLRRWQDECLNLALSHYSQHRHFLCLATPGAGKSILAAELTRRMMASRQIDLVLCFSPSVTVAEGLCLAMEERLARRLDGALGAAGGSYTYQSLMFFKPEFWSMLDHHRVLVIFDEIHHCSGTTPDNANAWGEEILLRIQEKAAFTLALTGTPWRSDKAPIVLSRYLGPEGRIQVDYQYGLREAIRDGVCRTPRISLIENDHVSITGPDAQIRMFSSLRDLFAEEGSAYSILIQQEQAIRYMLASACTRLEKIRHSNPAAAGLVIAASVKHAERVVQLLRADDQQVTVVSYHHPDSATTIQQFRSGTSGWIVSVGMISEGTDIPRLQVCCYLSPIKTELHYRQVLGRVLRRTAATNQEAWLYTFAEPKLVEYANRIAEDIPEVEVVVREASPPKVTPFAILMGDHSAQDDIANQPQVELSQVNLDSIPSETLIATNGKAALENRYSWGAFREAVIATFDSPFHS from the coding sequence ATGAAGCTGCGTCGCTGGCAAGACGAATGCCTCAACTTGGCCCTAAGCCACTACAGCCAACATCGACACTTCCTATGCCTGGCGACCCCGGGGGCGGGTAAATCCATTCTTGCAGCCGAGTTGACCCGCCGGATGATGGCCAGCCGACAAATTGACCTCGTCTTGTGTTTCTCACCTTCCGTGACCGTGGCAGAGGGGTTATGCCTTGCGATGGAAGAACGGCTTGCTCGTCGTCTGGACGGGGCGCTAGGAGCGGCTGGTGGCTCCTACACCTACCAGAGCCTGATGTTCTTCAAACCCGAGTTTTGGTCGATGCTGGATCACCATCGCGTCCTGGTTATATTTGACGAGATCCACCATTGCTCAGGAACAACCCCAGACAATGCGAATGCGTGGGGTGAAGAAATTCTACTTCGTATCCAGGAAAAGGCAGCATTTACGCTCGCCTTGACCGGAACCCCCTGGCGATCGGATAAAGCCCCCATCGTCTTGTCGCGCTATCTGGGGCCGGAAGGACGTATTCAGGTTGATTATCAATATGGCCTGCGGGAGGCAATTCGAGATGGCGTTTGTCGCACGCCAAGGATCAGCCTGATTGAAAACGACCATGTGTCCATCACAGGCCCTGACGCCCAGATCCGCATGTTCTCGTCACTAAGGGACTTATTTGCAGAAGAGGGTTCTGCCTACTCCATCCTCATCCAACAGGAGCAGGCCATACGCTACATGTTGGCTTCAGCCTGTACTCGGTTGGAGAAAATTCGGCATAGCAACCCAGCCGCGGCCGGCCTCGTCATTGCTGCCTCAGTAAAGCACGCGGAAAGGGTCGTGCAGCTATTGCGGGCTGACGACCAGCAGGTCACGGTGGTCAGCTACCATCACCCGGATTCCGCCACGACCATCCAACAATTTCGTAGTGGAACGTCTGGTTGGATCGTCAGTGTCGGCATGATTAGCGAGGGGACGGACATACCGCGACTACAGGTCTGCTGTTATCTCAGCCCCATCAAAACGGAACTCCACTATCGCCAAGTGCTCGGCCGTGTACTACGGCGGACAGCAGCAACCAATCAAGAGGCTTGGCTGTACACCTTTGCGGAGCCAAAGCTAGTGGAGTACGCAAACCGAATTGCCGAAGATATACCAGAGGTTGAAGTTGTTGTCCGGGAAGCGTCACCCCCAAAGGTAACCCCATTCGCCATCCTCATGGGCGATCATTCAGCGCAAGATGACATTGCCAACCAACCACAGGTAGAACTTAGTCAAGTCAATCTGGATAGCATTCCATCAGAGACCCTCATTGCCACAAATGGGAAAGCAGCATTGGAAAACAGGTATAGCTGGGGGGCATTTCGTGAGGCCGTCATCGCTACCTTCGACTCGCCTTTTCATTCGTAG
- a CDS encoding tautomerase family protein gives MPLVIIKGIEGVFNKDQKAEAIRKVTDAMVSIEGENMRKVTWVIFEEVKSGDWGIAGETLTTDRVFEIQKG, from the coding sequence ATGCCCCTTGTAATCATTAAAGGTATTGAAGGTGTTTTCAACAAAGATCAAAAAGCAGAAGCGATCAGAAAAGTTACTGATGCAATGGTCTCTATCGAAGGTGAGAACATGAGGAAAGTCACCTGGGTTATCTTTGAAGAGGTGAAAAGTGGTGACTGGGGAATAGCTGGGGAAACGCTCACAACAGATCGGGTGTTTGAGATTCAGAAAGGGTAA
- a CDS encoding helix-turn-helix domain-containing protein has translation MTADHSDVLDPRAIRWALGMTQVEFWTGIGVTQSSGSRYESGCAMPRPTGELLRLVYIDGIDVSRLAKMDFEIAQFIKQDHPDLYHTLQSGLRSKSAKAS, from the coding sequence GTGACAGCCGACCATTCCGACGTATTAGATCCCCGTGCCATTCGCTGGGCACTCGGTATGACTCAAGTCGAGTTCTGGACCGGCATTGGTGTTACCCAGTCCAGTGGCTCACGCTACGAGTCCGGCTGCGCGATGCCCAGACCGACTGGTGAGCTGCTCCGTCTTGTCTACATCGATGGAATCGATGTCTCCAGGCTGGCCAAGATGGACTTCGAGATCGCACAATTCATCAAGCAAGATCATCCTGATCTGTACCACACCTTGCAGAGCGGGCTAAGAAGCAAGTCAGCCAAGGCATCCTGA
- a CDS encoding helix-turn-helix domain-containing protein, with the protein MTDIAVLFGLKLRSRRKELKISQDDLALLSGIDRSYVGRIERGEVRVTLEKVYKLAQVLQCDARELLP; encoded by the coding sequence ATGACTGACATCGCTGTCCTGTTTGGGCTAAAGCTCAGAAGCCGGCGCAAGGAACTGAAGATTTCGCAAGATGATCTCGCCTTGCTGTCTGGCATCGACCGGAGCTATGTTGGGCGGATTGAGCGTGGCGAGGTCCGCGTTACCCTTGAGAAGGTGTACAAGCTTGCTCAAGTACTGCAGTGTGACGCACGAGAATTGCTGCCATAG